Proteins encoded in a region of the Isosphaeraceae bacterium EP7 genome:
- a CDS encoding DUF1854 domain-containing protein: MIGVNEESADVTEQSDGAEPEIANGPFGLVHDARGRLVLIDAMGRRHVGVEPVRSFPITDPERWIVLLDSRGRELATVADLSSLPVALRKTLEQELASREFTPVIRRIVDIAGENLPTEWKVETDRGPTRFTLDDEDNIRKLGSGKLMISDAQGTRYLIEDSSSMDSASRRFLERFL; encoded by the coding sequence ATGATCGGCGTCAATGAAGAATCCGCTGATGTCACCGAACAATCCGACGGTGCCGAGCCTGAAATCGCCAACGGTCCTTTCGGCCTGGTTCACGATGCCCGAGGGAGGCTCGTCCTCATCGACGCGATGGGCCGCCGTCATGTCGGCGTCGAGCCGGTCCGCTCGTTTCCGATCACCGATCCCGAGCGCTGGATCGTCTTGCTCGATTCGAGGGGGCGTGAACTGGCAACGGTCGCCGACCTCTCCTCCTTGCCTGTAGCCCTGAGGAAGACTCTGGAACAGGAACTCGCGTCGCGCGAATTTACACCCGTGATCCGCAGGATTGTGGACATCGCGGGCGAGAATCTGCCGACCGAGTGGAAAGTGGAGACCGATCGCGGCCCGACCCGATTCACCCTCGACGACGAGGACAACATCCGCAAGTTAGGATCGGGAAAGCTGATGATCTCCGATGCCCAGGGAACCCGTTATCTGATCGAGGATTCCAGCTCGATGGATTCGGCCAGTCGGCGTTTCCTCGAGCGTTTCCTCTGA
- the ilvN gene encoding acetolactate synthase small subunit, whose protein sequence is MSTPNPSKSDGSSGRMRHVLSALVQNQPGVLAHVSGMFASRGYNIDSLAVGETEDPQISRITVVVRGDNRVLEQIRKQLEKIVTVVRVQDISRENFVERDLMLISVNVPPERRIEVQALVQMFRGRVVDVGPDQLMIEISGQEKKIEAFIEAVRFYGIRELARTGRIALVRGSHPSTLDDDAITDEPAEAVVGHSNL, encoded by the coding sequence ATGTCGACCCCGAATCCTTCGAAGTCCGACGGCTCGTCCGGCCGGATGCGGCATGTGCTCTCGGCCCTGGTGCAGAACCAGCCCGGTGTCCTGGCCCACGTCTCCGGCATGTTCGCCTCGCGCGGATATAACATCGACAGCCTGGCGGTCGGCGAGACCGAAGACCCGCAGATCTCCCGGATTACCGTCGTCGTCAGGGGCGATAACCGGGTCCTGGAGCAGATCCGTAAGCAGCTCGAGAAGATCGTCACGGTCGTCCGGGTCCAGGATATCTCCCGCGAGAACTTCGTCGAGCGGGACCTGATGCTGATCTCGGTGAACGTGCCCCCCGAGCGACGGATCGAGGTCCAGGCCCTCGTCCAGATGTTCCGCGGTCGAGTGGTGGACGTCGGCCCCGACCAGTTGATGATCGAGATCTCCGGCCAGGAGAAGAAGATCGAGGCCTTCATCGAGGCCGTCCGCTTCTATGGGATCCGCGAGCTTGCCCGCACCGGCCGCATCGCGCTCGTCCGCGGCAGCCACCCTTCCACGCTCGACGACGACGCGATTACCGACGAGCCGGCTGAGGCCGTCGTCGGGCACTCGAACCTCTGA
- the cphA gene encoding cyanophycin synthetase, which translates to MQFRKVLALRGPNVWANFPVLEAWVDLGSHKDVSSDEMPGFNERLTGWLPSMVEHRCSVGTRGGFFERLRRGTYLAHILEHVTLELQSLAGNEVSFGRARETSEDGVYKVAIEYEDENVARAAIEHARDLCMAAVEGREYAVGTTVETLRSLAQQVCLGPSTRAIVDAARERNIPARRLNKDSLVQLGHGARRKRIVAAETEMTSAIAEALAQDKEMTRSLLKAVGVPVATGRAVESAEDAWVAAQEIGGPVVVKPQYGNHGRGVATELTTEEQVRTAYAHALAESPYVIVESFSPGADYRVLVINNKVVAVARREPAHVIGDGISSIAQLIDVVNSDPRRGEDHATALSKIQLDAVSLDVLSSQGFEPDSVPAAGLLVLIRRNANLSTGGTAIDVTDEIHPDVAARAVDAARVIGLDVAGIDVVARDISRPLEEQAGIIVEVNAGPGLRMHLEPSVGQPRPVGRAIIDMLFPPGDDGRIPIVAVTGVNGKTTTSRLIAHLARQTGKNVGLTCTDGIYIGTRQVETGDCSGPKSAWSVLLNPAVELAVLETARGGILREGLAFDQCDVAVVTNIGEGDHLGLNWIESTERLAAVKQTIVDSLAEDGTAVLNANDPLVAAMAEKCKGSVLFFALDENQRVLDAHREAGHRVAFVRDGSIILAQGQQTENILISLDDVPMTHGGRVVFQVENVLAAVGAAWASGVDLNSIRSGLESFRADDRQTPGRFNMLHGGGATVILDYGHNPSALMALVEAIGHFPHERRVAVFTAVGDRRDSDIIRLGEVLGQSFDKVILYEDQYTRGRPDGEIVALIKAGMSTCSRVREHSDWRGERAAIDAAIDGLRPGDLVLIQPDSVEESFRYVRDRLANLPEVELDEADSSPAGVSSGRERVAQVLMSRTPRS; encoded by the coding sequence ATGCAGTTTCGTAAGGTGCTGGCCCTGCGCGGGCCGAACGTCTGGGCCAATTTTCCCGTCCTCGAAGCCTGGGTGGACCTCGGTTCGCACAAGGACGTCTCGTCAGACGAGATGCCCGGCTTCAACGAACGGCTGACCGGGTGGCTGCCCAGCATGGTCGAGCACCGATGTAGCGTCGGCACGCGCGGTGGGTTCTTCGAGCGCCTCCGGCGTGGGACCTATCTCGCCCACATCCTCGAGCATGTCACGCTCGAGCTCCAGTCGCTCGCCGGGAACGAAGTCAGCTTCGGTCGCGCACGTGAAACCTCCGAGGATGGGGTCTACAAGGTCGCGATCGAGTACGAGGACGAGAATGTTGCGAGGGCCGCAATTGAACACGCTCGCGACCTGTGCATGGCCGCCGTCGAAGGACGCGAGTATGCCGTCGGGACGACGGTCGAAACCCTCAGGTCGCTGGCCCAACAGGTCTGCCTCGGGCCGAGCACACGAGCCATCGTCGACGCCGCTCGAGAGCGCAACATTCCCGCCAGGCGACTGAACAAGGACAGCCTCGTCCAGCTCGGCCACGGCGCCCGCCGCAAGCGGATCGTCGCCGCCGAGACCGAGATGACTTCGGCCATCGCAGAGGCACTCGCCCAGGACAAGGAGATGACCAGGTCGTTGCTCAAGGCCGTGGGGGTCCCGGTGGCGACCGGGCGCGCCGTCGAGAGTGCCGAGGATGCCTGGGTCGCCGCACAGGAAATCGGCGGCCCCGTCGTCGTGAAGCCGCAGTATGGCAACCACGGCAGGGGGGTTGCAACAGAGCTGACCACCGAGGAGCAGGTGCGTACGGCGTACGCCCACGCCCTGGCTGAGTCTCCCTACGTCATCGTCGAGAGCTTCTCCCCCGGCGCCGACTATCGGGTCCTCGTCATCAACAACAAGGTCGTTGCCGTCGCCAGGCGCGAGCCCGCACATGTCATCGGCGACGGGATCTCGTCGATTGCTCAACTCATCGATGTGGTCAACTCCGACCCTCGACGTGGGGAAGATCACGCGACAGCCCTGTCGAAAATCCAGCTCGATGCGGTCTCGCTCGATGTCCTGTCCTCGCAGGGGTTCGAGCCCGATTCCGTCCCCGCGGCCGGACTCCTCGTCCTGATCCGGCGCAATGCCAACCTCAGCACGGGCGGTACGGCGATCGACGTGACTGACGAGATTCATCCCGACGTCGCCGCACGGGCGGTGGACGCCGCACGGGTGATCGGATTGGACGTCGCCGGCATCGACGTGGTGGCCCGCGACATCTCACGCCCGCTGGAAGAGCAAGCCGGGATCATCGTCGAGGTCAACGCCGGCCCTGGCCTGCGGATGCACCTCGAACCGTCGGTTGGCCAGCCCAGGCCGGTGGGCCGGGCGATTATCGACATGCTCTTCCCCCCTGGAGACGACGGTCGGATCCCGATCGTGGCCGTCACGGGAGTCAATGGCAAGACGACTACGTCGAGGCTCATCGCGCATCTCGCCCGCCAAACCGGCAAGAATGTGGGCCTGACCTGCACCGACGGGATCTATATCGGCACCCGTCAGGTGGAGACCGGGGATTGCAGCGGCCCCAAGAGCGCCTGGTCAGTGCTCCTCAATCCGGCCGTCGAGCTGGCCGTCCTGGAGACCGCGCGAGGCGGAATCTTGCGTGAGGGCCTGGCCTTCGACCAATGCGACGTCGCCGTCGTGACGAATATCGGCGAAGGGGACCATCTTGGGCTGAATTGGATCGAGAGCACCGAACGTCTCGCCGCCGTCAAGCAAACGATCGTCGACTCGCTGGCCGAAGACGGCACGGCCGTTCTCAACGCGAATGACCCGCTCGTTGCCGCGATGGCCGAGAAGTGCAAGGGATCAGTCTTGTTCTTCGCCCTGGATGAGAACCAACGCGTGCTCGACGCACACCGGGAGGCCGGTCATCGGGTCGCGTTCGTCCGCGACGGCTCGATTATCCTGGCGCAAGGCCAGCAGACCGAGAACATCCTGATCTCACTCGATGATGTACCGATGACCCACGGGGGCCGGGTCGTCTTCCAGGTCGAAAATGTGCTCGCCGCGGTCGGGGCCGCCTGGGCCTCGGGCGTGGACCTGAACTCAATCCGTTCCGGACTCGAATCGTTCCGGGCCGATGACCGGCAAACCCCGGGTCGGTTTAACATGCTCCACGGCGGTGGCGCGACCGTGATCCTGGACTACGGTCACAATCCATCGGCCTTGATGGCCCTCGTGGAAGCGATTGGCCATTTCCCCCACGAGCGCCGGGTGGCGGTATTCACCGCGGTGGGCGACCGCCGAGATTCGGACATCATCCGCCTGGGCGAGGTACTCGGGCAGTCCTTCGACAAGGTGATCCTCTACGAAGATCAGTACACACGAGGTCGCCCCGACGGCGAGATCGTGGCCCTGATCAAGGCCGGAATGAGCACCTGCAGTCGGGTTCGCGAGCACTCCGACTGGCGTGGGGAGCGTGCCGCCATCGATGCTGCGATTGATGGACTTCGTCCGGGTGACCTCGTCCTGATCCAGCCCGACTCAGTTGAGGAATCGTTCCGATACGTTCGTGATCGCCTTGCCAATCTCCCCGAGGTCGAACTGGACGAGGCCGATTCTTCACCGGCCGGTGTCTCGTCCGGCCGCGAACGGGTGGCCCAAGTTTTGATGAGCAGGACCCCTCGGTCATGA
- the aroC gene encoding chorismate synthase, which yields MLRYLTAGESHGPALTAIVEGFPSGVAIDKDFIDGELRRRQGGYGRGKRQTLETDLVFIESGTFHGVTTGAPITLRLVNNDSKLERLAQPTSPRGGHVDLAGSLNYQTGIRQVLERASARETALRVAVGALARLLLRELEIQVFGYVRELGGIEAVPLSHDLAVRDSSPVYSLNPGADAAIIAAIDAAKAAGDTLGGIVEAIVTGCPIGLGSHVQYDRKLDARLAAAVMSIQAIKGVEIGLGVEAARRPGSKVMDSISFDPDHSPEDRRFGFRRPTNNAGGIEGGTSNAEPILVRASKKPISTLATRGPSINMATKQAQPATYERSDVCAVPAASVIVENVVAFEIAAAVVEKYVGTSLDAIHAAMSAMHVLTARHLADHWTEDARK from the coding sequence ATGCTCCGCTATCTGACCGCCGGCGAGTCGCACGGCCCGGCCCTGACGGCGATCGTCGAAGGGTTCCCCTCCGGCGTCGCGATCGATAAGGATTTCATCGACGGCGAGCTCAGGCGCCGGCAGGGGGGCTACGGCCGAGGGAAACGCCAGACGCTGGAGACCGACCTCGTCTTCATCGAGTCGGGCACCTTCCACGGCGTGACGACCGGCGCCCCGATCACGCTCAGGCTGGTCAACAACGACTCGAAGCTGGAGCGCCTCGCGCAGCCGACCTCGCCCAGGGGAGGGCACGTCGACCTTGCGGGCTCGCTCAACTATCAGACCGGCATCCGCCAGGTGCTCGAACGCGCCAGTGCCCGCGAAACCGCCTTGCGGGTCGCCGTCGGGGCCCTCGCCCGCTTGCTCCTGCGAGAGCTGGAGATCCAGGTCTTCGGCTACGTCCGCGAACTGGGCGGGATCGAAGCCGTCCCTCTCTCTCATGATCTGGCCGTCCGTGATTCCAGCCCGGTCTACAGCCTGAACCCCGGAGCCGATGCCGCCATCATTGCGGCGATTGATGCGGCGAAGGCTGCGGGCGACACACTCGGCGGGATCGTCGAGGCCATCGTCACCGGCTGCCCCATCGGCCTCGGCAGCCACGTCCAGTATGACCGCAAGCTCGATGCTCGGCTGGCCGCGGCCGTCATGAGCATCCAGGCGATCAAGGGGGTCGAGATCGGCCTGGGGGTCGAAGCCGCCCGCAGGCCCGGCTCGAAGGTGATGGATTCGATCTCGTTCGATCCGGATCATTCGCCCGAAGATCGCCGTTTCGGTTTCCGCAGGCCGACGAACAATGCCGGTGGGATCGAGGGGGGGACATCCAACGCCGAGCCGATCCTCGTCCGAGCCAGCAAGAAGCCGATCAGCACGCTGGCCACTCGCGGCCCCTCGATCAACATGGCGACCAAGCAGGCTCAGCCGGCGACTTATGAGCGTTCCGACGTCTGTGCGGTGCCCGCCGCAAGCGTGATCGTCGAGAACGTCGTCGCCTTCGAGATCGCCGCGGCGGTCGTCGAGAAGTATGTCGGGACCAGCCTGGACGCGATTCACGCGGCAATGTCCGCGATGCATGTCCTGACCGCCAGGCATTTGGCCGATCATTGGACGGAAGACGCTCGGAAATAA
- a CDS encoding ABC transporter ATP-binding protein, with the protein MEISPDGRADVPPRWRAAVRDRLESGESIVAHLTIDLDDSLRFAESLLVLTDRRLIVWSFDGSVRDWQVEQVAAIEVRDRSGLGTLDLIADDRLLARWKYTAARVSSARRLADKFEAQARPVVDATATSAELAEDAIPTCSRCGGLLSEEGAPCPDCVPEPRAKALAMLRLVGFARKQGVAIFIGFVLTALGTAAGLVPPYLTQPLIDDVLVPRQAGQPADFGLVRWYVGLMVVASVLSWLLGWLRNYVMGRVSERISAELRDQLYKHLLKLSLEFFGGKRTGDLMSRIGSDTDRICTFLSVNLVDFANDLLMIAGTAWILTMASPTLAAAALIPLPLGLIVVHWVRGKLRRGFAAGSRAWSAMTSVLADTIPGIRVVKAFAQEGREFDRFQRSNLNVVLVNDRVNNTWAFFGPMIGLLSQVGLLFVWVVGAWLVFDHNFKVGLLTMFLTYLGRFYTRLESMSRMVQATQRAAAGAQRIFEILDRSPRVAEPTNPILPGNLKGMIELRGVGFRHGNRRILEDINLKIRPGEMIGLVGPSGAGKSTLVNLICRFYDVLDGAILVDGTDIRSFPISAYRQHIGIVLQEPFLFFGTIAENISYGKPGASRAEIVAAARAARAHEFILRLADGYDSLVGERGQSLSGGERQRISIARALLIDPTILILDEATSSVDTETEREIQEALDNLIKGRTTIAIAHRLSTLRKADRVVVLEDGRISEIGPHRELVGHSGTYSRLHRAQLELAVGADLVGADIE; encoded by the coding sequence TTGGAGATCTCACCCGACGGACGCGCGGATGTCCCGCCACGCTGGCGAGCGGCGGTCCGCGACCGCCTCGAATCCGGCGAGTCGATCGTCGCCCATCTGACGATCGATCTGGATGACTCCCTGCGCTTTGCCGAATCGTTGCTCGTCCTGACGGATCGTCGCCTCATTGTTTGGTCCTTCGACGGTTCGGTTCGTGACTGGCAGGTGGAACAGGTCGCGGCGATTGAGGTTCGCGATCGATCGGGCCTCGGCACTCTGGATCTCATCGCCGACGACCGTTTGCTGGCCCGCTGGAAATACACCGCAGCCCGCGTGTCGTCAGCTCGCCGCCTCGCGGACAAATTCGAGGCGCAGGCCCGGCCGGTCGTTGATGCGACGGCAACATCGGCAGAGCTGGCCGAAGACGCGATCCCGACGTGCTCACGGTGCGGCGGTCTTCTGTCCGAGGAGGGGGCCCCCTGCCCCGATTGCGTCCCCGAGCCACGGGCCAAGGCCCTGGCGATGCTTCGTCTGGTCGGATTTGCCCGCAAGCAAGGGGTCGCGATCTTCATCGGATTCGTGCTGACCGCTCTCGGCACGGCGGCGGGACTCGTTCCGCCGTACCTGACCCAGCCATTGATCGACGACGTCCTGGTGCCCCGGCAGGCCGGTCAGCCCGCCGATTTCGGCCTGGTCCGTTGGTACGTCGGCCTGATGGTCGTGGCGTCGGTGCTCTCGTGGCTGCTCGGCTGGCTCCGCAATTACGTCATGGGACGGGTCAGCGAACGGATCAGCGCCGAGCTGCGCGATCAGCTCTACAAGCACCTCCTCAAGTTGTCGTTGGAATTCTTCGGCGGCAAGCGCACCGGCGACCTGATGTCACGGATCGGCAGCGATACCGACCGGATCTGCACGTTTCTGTCGGTGAATCTCGTCGACTTCGCCAATGACCTTCTGATGATCGCCGGCACGGCCTGGATCTTGACGATGGCCTCACCCACCCTGGCGGCTGCGGCCCTGATCCCGCTGCCGCTCGGATTGATCGTCGTGCACTGGGTCCGAGGGAAGCTGAGGCGTGGATTCGCCGCGGGATCGCGGGCCTGGTCGGCCATGACGAGCGTCCTGGCCGACACGATCCCGGGGATCCGGGTGGTCAAGGCGTTCGCGCAAGAGGGTCGCGAGTTCGATCGGTTTCAGCGTTCGAATTTGAATGTGGTGCTCGTCAACGACCGGGTGAACAACACCTGGGCCTTCTTCGGGCCGATGATCGGCCTGCTCTCTCAGGTCGGACTGCTTTTCGTCTGGGTCGTCGGTGCATGGCTTGTGTTCGATCACAATTTCAAGGTCGGGCTCCTGACCATGTTTCTCACGTACCTGGGCCGGTTCTATACCCGCCTTGAGTCGATGAGTCGCATGGTGCAGGCCACCCAACGCGCGGCCGCCGGTGCCCAGCGCATCTTCGAGATCCTGGACCGCTCTCCCAGGGTCGCCGAGCCGACGAACCCGATCCTGCCCGGCAACCTGAAGGGGATGATTGAGCTGCGAGGGGTCGGGTTCAGGCACGGGAACCGGCGCATCCTGGAAGATATCAACCTCAAAATTCGCCCGGGCGAGATGATCGGCCTGGTCGGGCCGAGCGGGGCGGGCAAGAGCACGCTCGTCAACCTGATCTGCCGATTTTACGACGTGCTCGACGGTGCCATCCTGGTCGACGGCACCGACATTCGATCGTTTCCCATCTCGGCCTATCGCCAACACATCGGCATCGTCTTGCAGGAACCATTCCTCTTCTTCGGCACCATCGCCGAGAACATCTCCTACGGCAAGCCGGGGGCCTCGCGGGCGGAAATTGTGGCGGCGGCCCGTGCGGCTCGCGCCCATGAGTTCATCCTGCGGTTAGCCGATGGATACGACTCGCTTGTCGGGGAACGCGGCCAGTCCCTCTCGGGCGGCGAGCGGCAGCGAATCTCGATCGCCCGGGCCCTGCTCATCGATCCGACCATCCTGATCCTGGATGAGGCGACTTCATCGGTCGACACCGAGACCGAACGCGAGATCCAGGAGGCCCTGGATAACCTGATCAAGGGACGCACGACGATCGCGATTGCGCATCGCCTGAGCACGTTGCGCAAGGCCGACCGGGTCGTGGTCCTCGAAGACGGACGGATCAGCGAGATCGGTCCGCATCGTGAGCTTGTTGGCCATTCGGGCACCTACTCCCGCTTGCACCGGGCTCAACTCGAACTAGCCGTCGGGGCGGATCTCGTCGGGGCAGACATCGAATGA
- a CDS encoding ferredoxin, whose translation MADKTRKVAENVPGRYFVDVTCIDCDLCRETAPGNFSRQDKARYSFVSHQPLDPAEETACMVALEECPVEAIGYLPS comes from the coding sequence ATGGCCGACAAGACGCGCAAGGTCGCCGAGAATGTGCCCGGTCGTTACTTCGTCGATGTCACATGCATCGACTGCGACCTCTGCCGAGAAACTGCGCCTGGAAACTTTTCCCGCCAGGATAAGGCCCGCTACAGCTTCGTCTCGCACCAACCGCTCGACCCTGCCGAGGAAACCGCCTGCATGGTCGCCCTCGAAGAATGCCCGGTCGAGGCGATCGGCTATCTCCCTTCCTGA
- the ilvC gene encoding ketol-acid reductoisomerase — protein MPATMYYDQDADLGLLKGKTIAIIGYGSQGHAQAQNLRDSGCTVVVGQRPGSANYDAAIRDGFKPVSAAEAAAAGDLINILLPDEVQGDIYEKDIKPHLKPGNLLLCSHGFNIHFGQVVPPKGVDSALIAPKGPGHLVRSEYVKGGGVPCLIATGDGCSPAGKALALAYAKGIGGTRGGVLETTFAEETETDLFGEQVVLCGGVSALVKMGFETLVEAGYQPESAYFECMHELKLIVDLMYQGGLNYMRYSISNTAEYGDYTRGPRIINEQTRVEMKKILAEIQSGQFAREWILENKANRPGFLATRRREQNHPVEKVGKRLRGLMTWIDSKDV, from the coding sequence ATGCCGGCCACGATGTACTACGACCAGGATGCCGATCTCGGCCTGCTCAAGGGCAAGACGATCGCCATCATCGGCTATGGCAGCCAGGGGCACGCCCAGGCCCAGAATCTCCGCGACTCGGGCTGCACCGTCGTGGTCGGCCAGCGTCCCGGTTCGGCCAACTACGACGCGGCCATCCGCGACGGCTTCAAGCCCGTCTCCGCCGCCGAGGCCGCCGCGGCCGGCGACCTGATCAACATCTTGCTGCCCGACGAAGTGCAGGGCGACATCTACGAGAAGGACATCAAGCCGCACCTGAAGCCGGGCAACCTGCTGCTCTGCTCGCACGGCTTCAACATCCATTTCGGTCAGGTCGTGCCGCCGAAGGGGGTCGATTCGGCCCTCATCGCTCCTAAGGGTCCCGGCCACCTCGTCCGCAGCGAGTACGTCAAGGGCGGCGGCGTTCCCTGCCTCATCGCCACCGGCGACGGCTGCTCACCGGCCGGCAAGGCCCTGGCCCTGGCCTATGCCAAGGGGATCGGCGGCACGCGCGGCGGCGTGCTCGAGACGACCTTCGCCGAGGAGACCGAGACCGACCTGTTCGGCGAGCAGGTCGTCCTCTGCGGCGGCGTGTCCGCGCTCGTGAAGATGGGCTTCGAGACGCTGGTCGAGGCCGGATACCAGCCTGAGAGCGCCTACTTCGAGTGCATGCACGAGCTGAAGTTGATCGTCGACCTGATGTATCAGGGCGGCCTCAACTACATGCGCTACAGCATCTCGAATACCGCCGAGTATGGCGACTACACCCGCGGCCCGCGCATCATCAATGAGCAGACCCGGGTCGAGATGAAGAAGATTCTCGCCGAGATCCAGTCGGGCCAGTTCGCCCGCGAGTGGATCCTCGAGAACAAGGCGAACAGGCCTGGCTTCCTCGCCACCCGCCGCCGCGAGCAGAATCACCCGGTCGAGAAGGTCGGCAAGCGCCTCCGCGGCCTGATGACCTGGATCGACTCCAAGGACGTCTGA
- a CDS encoding phosphoribosylaminoimidazolesuccinocarboxamide synthase, which produces MGEAYTRSDLGRGLPCRRGKVRDVYDLGDRLLIVATDRISAYDWILPTGIPDKGRILTGLSEFWFSKLGVRHHLISTNPVDAGLGLDPTEIEQLRGRSMVVKKAEVVPFECVVRGYLSGSGWREYRQSGTVCGERLAEGLVESSRIDPPIFTPATKADAGHDENVSFETMAQVTGIETADKLRRASLDVYSLAAEHAANVGLILADTKFEWGRDSATRELMLVDEVLTPDSSRYWPADKYAEGGPQPSFDKQYVRDWLDASGWDKSSEAPPLPAEVVELTRAKYVQAYETLTGRAFTWE; this is translated from the coding sequence ATGGGCGAGGCGTATACGCGATCCGACCTGGGACGGGGCCTGCCTTGCCGGCGCGGCAAGGTCAGGGATGTCTACGACCTGGGCGACCGCCTCCTGATCGTGGCCACCGATCGGATTAGCGCCTACGACTGGATCCTCCCCACGGGCATCCCGGACAAAGGGCGGATCCTCACCGGCCTGAGCGAGTTCTGGTTCTCCAAGCTCGGCGTCCGCCACCACCTCATCTCGACCAATCCCGTCGACGCTGGCCTTGGACTTGATCCGACCGAGATCGAGCAGCTTCGCGGACGTTCCATGGTCGTGAAGAAGGCCGAAGTCGTCCCGTTCGAGTGCGTCGTCCGGGGCTACCTCTCGGGGAGCGGCTGGCGGGAATATCGCCAGAGCGGCACCGTCTGCGGCGAGCGGCTGGCCGAGGGCCTGGTGGAGTCGAGCCGCATCGACCCGCCAATCTTCACCCCCGCGACCAAGGCCGACGCCGGCCACGACGAGAACGTCTCCTTCGAGACGATGGCCCAGGTCACCGGCATCGAGACGGCCGACAAGCTGAGGCGGGCCAGTCTGGATGTTTACAGTCTCGCCGCCGAGCACGCGGCAAACGTCGGCCTGATCCTCGCCGACACCAAGTTTGAGTGGGGCCGAGACTCGGCAACGCGCGAGCTGATGCTGGTCGACGAGGTCCTCACCCCGGACAGCTCACGCTACTGGCCCGCCGACAAGTACGCCGAGGGGGGCCCGCAGCCCTCCTTCGACAAGCAATATGTGAGAGACTGGCTCGACGCGTCGGGTTGGGACAAGTCGAGCGAGGCTCCGCCACTGCCCGCCGAAGTCGTCGAACTCACCCGCGCCAAATATGTGCAGGCTTACGAGACGCTGACCGGCCGCGCCTTCACCTGGGAATGA
- a CDS encoding FliM/FliN family flagellar motor switch protein, translating into MPIDGAPLGGSVASPGGTVKLMLTDRDGRSMFLADVEPGSAGAKLRLSSHHLRVQTPRGPIAVSINQDAEAAETTPAPAALPATEIPVTLVVELGRVNLSLGRVADLKPGDIVEMGRNPREPVELTSNGRLVARGELVQLDTELAIRLTNVFL; encoded by the coding sequence TTGCCCATCGACGGCGCACCGCTCGGGGGCTCGGTCGCCAGCCCCGGGGGGACGGTCAAGCTGATGCTCACCGACCGGGACGGTCGTTCGATGTTTCTCGCCGACGTCGAGCCGGGCTCTGCGGGGGCCAAGCTCCGGCTTTCCAGTCATCACCTCAGAGTCCAGACCCCTCGAGGGCCCATCGCCGTGAGCATCAATCAGGACGCGGAAGCTGCCGAGACAACCCCGGCGCCGGCGGCCCTTCCGGCTACCGAGATCCCCGTCACGCTCGTCGTAGAACTGGGTCGGGTTAACCTCTCGCTCGGGCGGGTCGCCGACCTGAAGCCCGGCGACATTGTCGAGATGGGGCGTAACCCGCGTGAGCCGGTCGAACTCACGTCGAACGGGCGCCTCGTTGCCCGCGGAGAGCTGGTCCAACTCGACACGGAGCTGGCCATCCGCCTGACGAATGTCTTCCTGTAG